The following coding sequences lie in one Megalodesulfovibrio gigas DSM 1382 = ATCC 19364 genomic window:
- a CDS encoding Com family DNA-binding transcriptional regulator, with protein MDHIRCGSCNKLLAKGEVVHIAIKCPRCRAMNHVRAASPSPEAREAHQGTSREHPI; from the coding sequence ATGGATCACATCCGATGCGGCAGCTGCAATAAACTCTTGGCCAAGGGCGAGGTTGTTCATATCGCCATCAAATGCCCCCGCTGCAGGGCCATGAATCACGTGCGGGCCGCGAGCCCCAGCCCCGAGGCCCGAGAGGCCCACCAGGGGACATCACGTGAGCATCCAATTTGA
- a CDS encoding HAD family hydrolase → MRTYTLFCVDFDGTIMDTMPAFLHSMRGAAERLGRTPPPDEHTGLAMGMGSLARCVTFLFPDIPEDHTGPWVTAYRDIYRTEGAALARPYPGVVETLEALLAAGKRLAVTSNKGEPLLRSGLADHNLLQYFELVIGELPGEPKKPDPDTWRRRVAPHFPGVAVEDVLVVGDGEPDMAFAKALGAAACLATYGYGPMDRLVQYNPLFRINAFADIADHL, encoded by the coding sequence ATGCGCACCTATACGCTTTTTTGTGTGGATTTTGACGGCACCATCATGGACACCATGCCGGCCTTCCTGCACAGCATGCGCGGCGCGGCCGAGCGGCTGGGCCGCACGCCGCCGCCGGACGAACACACCGGGCTGGCCATGGGCATGGGCTCCCTGGCCCGATGCGTCACGTTCCTGTTTCCGGACATCCCCGAGGACCACACCGGCCCCTGGGTGACCGCCTACCGGGACATCTACCGCACCGAAGGCGCGGCCCTGGCCCGGCCGTATCCCGGGGTGGTGGAGACGCTGGAAGCCCTGCTGGCCGCGGGCAAGCGTCTGGCCGTGACCAGCAACAAGGGCGAGCCGTTGTTGCGCTCCGGCCTGGCCGACCACAACCTGCTGCAGTACTTTGAACTGGTCATCGGCGAGCTGCCCGGCGAACCCAAAAAGCCGGATCCGGACACCTGGCGTCGGCGCGTGGCCCCGCACTTTCCCGGCGTGGCTGTGGAAGATGTGCTGGTGGTGGGTGACGGCGAACCGGACATGGCCTTTGCCAAGGCCCTGGGCGCGGCCGCCTGCCTCGCAACCTACGGCTACGGCCCCATGGATCGTCTGGTGCAATACAACCCGTTGTTTCGGATCAATGCATTCGCGGACATTGCGGACCATCTCTGA
- a CDS encoding DUF1833 family protein, translated as MTLQSISMTEAMQEAIACAPADLTHYETLELTHDALADPIRVVRSFEPLHTPQGTYFPAQFELRLPETSERVCGELIVSTGPVPRQVFDALVTIDRFGGDVLITYRHYLGPAQPPDMVIPTALKVSSIVLSPAGAELRARFANLTGIPFPRRLMTATRCPGAM; from the coding sequence GTGACCCTGCAATCCATCTCCATGACCGAGGCCATGCAGGAGGCCATCGCCTGCGCGCCGGCGGACCTCACGCATTACGAGACGCTGGAGCTGACGCATGACGCCCTGGCCGATCCCATCCGCGTGGTGCGCAGCTTCGAGCCCCTGCACACCCCCCAGGGCACGTACTTTCCGGCGCAATTCGAGCTGCGGCTGCCGGAGACGTCGGAGCGCGTGTGCGGCGAGCTGATTGTCAGCACCGGGCCGGTGCCGCGCCAGGTGTTTGATGCCTTGGTGACCATCGACCGCTTCGGTGGGGACGTGCTGATCACGTACCGGCACTATCTGGGGCCGGCGCAACCGCCGGACATGGTCATCCCCACGGCGCTGAAAGTGTCGTCCATTGTGCTGAGTCCTGCCGGCGCGGAATTGCGGGCACGGTTCGCCAACCTGACCGGCATCCCGTTTCCGCGGCGGCTGATGACGGCCACGCGCTGTCCGGGTGCCATGTAA
- a CDS encoding GNAT family N-acetyltransferase — protein sequence MDTLVIRTMTRAEVDFAVDMAAHEGWNPGLYDAECFHAADPDGFFIALVDDAPVGCVSAVQYGGVFGFLGFYVLLPAHRGKGYGLQLCTVAIDRLKRLQVPIIAADGVLAMLPKYEAYGFTRAYGNIRHEGPAGGTAPGDPRLRPLREVDPQALLALDAAHFGAWREAFLRCWTNPAHGEGLAWVEDGRLTGYGVVRPCVRGWKIGPLFAPHPEAAEALYLGLRALACGGPVYLDTPVPNAAALALAARHGMRPVFETARIHLGPPQILPLERIYGVTSFELG from the coding sequence ATGGACACCCTTGTCATCCGCACCATGACACGCGCCGAAGTCGATTTCGCCGTGGACATGGCCGCCCACGAAGGCTGGAATCCCGGACTGTACGACGCCGAATGCTTCCATGCTGCCGACCCGGACGGATTTTTCATCGCCCTGGTGGATGACGCCCCCGTGGGCTGCGTGTCCGCCGTGCAGTATGGCGGGGTCTTCGGCTTTCTGGGATTCTACGTCCTGCTGCCGGCGCACCGCGGCAAGGGCTATGGCCTGCAGTTGTGCACCGTGGCCATCGACCGCCTCAAGCGGCTGCAGGTGCCCATCATCGCCGCCGACGGCGTCCTGGCCATGCTCCCCAAATACGAGGCCTACGGCTTTACCCGCGCCTACGGCAACATCCGCCACGAGGGCCCGGCCGGCGGGACCGCGCCGGGAGACCCCCGGCTCCGGCCCCTGCGCGAGGTGGACCCCCAGGCCCTGCTGGCCCTGGATGCCGCCCACTTCGGCGCATGGCGGGAGGCCTTTCTGCGCTGTTGGACGAACCCTGCACACGGCGAGGGGCTGGCCTGGGTGGAAGACGGCCGCCTGACGGGCTACGGCGTGGTGCGGCCCTGCGTCCGCGGCTGGAAGATCGGCCCGCTGTTCGCGCCGCATCCCGAGGCCGCCGAGGCCCTGTACCTGGGCCTGCGCGCCCTGGCCTGCGGCGGACCCGTGTACCTGGACACCCCGGTCCCCAACGCCGCCGCCCTGGCCCTGGCGGCCCGGCACGGCATGCGGCCCGTGTTCGAAACCGCCCGCATCCACCTGGGGCCGCCGCAAATCCTGCCCCTGGAACGCATCTACGGCGTCACGAGCTTCGAACTCGGCTAG
- a CDS encoding AzlD domain-containing protein, protein MNPTDFWIACILLAIGAFSQRFLFFYLEGRWTMPEGLRRSLRFIPPAALTALVTPMFLLHGENFWGISSWTRLVAGALAVLAAWRTRHILVVILVGLGSLWLLEWLVR, encoded by the coding sequence ATGAACCCCACGGACTTTTGGATCGCATGCATCCTGCTGGCCATCGGCGCATTTTCGCAGCGGTTTCTCTTCTTCTATCTGGAAGGACGCTGGACTATGCCCGAGGGGCTGCGCCGGAGCCTGCGCTTCATCCCGCCGGCGGCCCTGACGGCCCTGGTGACGCCGATGTTCCTGCTGCACGGCGAAAATTTCTGGGGCATCTCCTCCTGGACACGGCTGGTGGCCGGGGCCCTGGCTGTGCTGGCGGCCTGGCGCACGCGACACATCCTGGTGGTCATCCTGGTGGGGCTGGGCAGCCTGTGGCTGCTGGAGTGGCTGGTGCGCTAG
- a CDS encoding DNA-methyltransferase, with product MYQGDALAMLRTLPDSSMDALVTDPPYSSGGLHASARRADPAQKYQTTGTKRTYPPMLGDCKDQRSFITWATLWLSECWRLLRPGAPALIFSDWRQLPAMTDAVQAAGFKWRGVVVWHKPSARPLLGEFRRDAEFIVHAAKPPAKTFNRTCHPGVLRHAVDTSRKVHLTGKPVALLKDLLAVTPEGGTVLDPFLGGGTTAIACIETGRRFVGVELSAEYAELAADRIRQAEAAVAG from the coding sequence ATGTATCAGGGCGACGCGCTGGCCATGCTGCGCACCTTGCCTGACTCCTCAATGGACGCCCTGGTCACGGACCCGCCGTATTCCAGCGGCGGCCTGCACGCCTCGGCCAGGCGCGCCGATCCGGCCCAAAAATACCAGACCACCGGCACCAAGCGCACTTACCCGCCCATGCTTGGGGATTGCAAGGACCAGCGCAGCTTCATCACCTGGGCCACGCTCTGGCTGTCCGAGTGCTGGCGGCTGCTCAGGCCCGGCGCGCCGGCACTGATCTTCAGCGACTGGCGGCAGCTCCCGGCCATGACCGACGCCGTCCAGGCCGCCGGCTTCAAGTGGCGGGGCGTGGTGGTCTGGCACAAACCCAGTGCCCGGCCCCTGCTGGGCGAGTTCCGGCGCGACGCGGAATTCATCGTCCACGCCGCCAAGCCCCCGGCCAAAACCTTCAACCGCACCTGCCACCCCGGCGTCCTGCGCCACGCCGTGGACACCTCCCGCAAGGTGCATCTCACAGGCAAACCCGTGGCCCTGCTCAAGGACCTCCTGGCCGTGACTCCCGAGGGTGGCACGGTGCTGGACCCCTTCCTGGGCGGTGGGACAACCGCCATCGCCTGCATTGAAACAGGGCGGCGATTCGTGGGGGTGGAGCTGTCAGCGGAGTATGCCGAGCTGGCGGCAGACCGCATCAGGCAGGCGGAGGCCGCGGTCGCGGGCTAG
- a CDS encoding WD40/YVTN/BNR-like repeat-containing protein, producing the protein MDLTAWTTPVAPLTTTGANRVRYLAGRFFAVGGFHRVYSSRDGVTWAGGETGPKISGVWGSHRDIAWNGRCFVVVGSLGRVYVSRELETWERASIPGATDVTGPLMYCCAFGAGRFVAGSGDGKFYHSTDGLTWETAPAPSGWPAQYPPSIYDIAFVDGRFLAACSLGYFAASSDGLTWEGVRDGQTTEASPVLLGRGLRVLRAGSYGPAGTNPALRLGTINPWPATLPTPMQRTVSTTRMDTRLRRETQSGRIEVRRFGSGAPAQADVTFRCLGNQATALLTFHRDACRNGARWFTAPWLPLLGFPAHAARFFTPPQRAGRGDLYSDYTTTLLVRGIEEVL; encoded by the coding sequence ATGGATCTGACGGCCTGGACAACGCCAGTCGCCCCGCTGACAACCACCGGCGCGAATCGCGTGCGCTACCTTGCCGGCCGGTTCTTTGCCGTGGGCGGGTTCCACCGCGTCTACAGCTCCCGGGACGGTGTGACCTGGGCAGGCGGGGAGACAGGGCCAAAAATTTCAGGGGTCTGGGGGAGCCATCGGGATATTGCGTGGAACGGCCGCTGCTTTGTGGTCGTGGGCAGCCTGGGGCGGGTCTACGTGTCCCGGGAGTTGGAGACATGGGAGCGCGCCAGCATACCCGGGGCTACCGACGTTACGGGTCCGCTCATGTATTGTTGCGCGTTCGGGGCTGGTCGGTTCGTGGCCGGTAGCGGAGACGGGAAATTCTATCATTCCACGGACGGGCTGACATGGGAGACAGCGCCTGCGCCGTCAGGCTGGCCAGCGCAGTATCCGCCGAGCATTTACGACATTGCCTTTGTTGACGGGCGGTTTCTTGCTGCGTGTAGCCTCGGATACTTCGCCGCCAGCAGCGATGGGCTGACCTGGGAGGGTGTCCGGGACGGGCAGACGACGGAGGCCAGCCCTGTGCTGCTGGGGCGCGGCCTGCGGGTCCTGCGGGCCGGGTCGTATGGCCCAGCGGGGACGAACCCTGCCCTGCGTCTGGGGACCATCAACCCCTGGCCGGCCACATTGCCCACGCCCATGCAGCGGACGGTGTCCACCACCAGAATGGACACCAGATTGCGCCGGGAGACCCAGTCCGGCCGCATCGAGGTCCGCCGGTTCGGGTCTGGCGCGCCGGCCCAGGCAGACGTGACGTTCCGTTGTCTGGGCAATCAGGCCACCGCCCTGCTGACCTTCCACCGGGATGCCTGCCGCAACGGCGCGCGGTGGTTCACGGCCCCCTGGCTGCCCTTGCTGGGATTCCCGGCGCACGCGGCCCGGTTTTTCACGCCCCCGCAGCGCGCCGGCCGGGGCGACCTGTACAGCGACTACACCACCACGCTGCTGGTGCGGGGCATCGAGGAGGTCCTGTGA
- a CDS encoding RidA family protein: protein MQFLHTDKAPKAIGPYSQAVIAGGFVFMSGQIPLIPGTTELAGTDIESQTRQVLANIAAVLESAGCSPADVVQSRVFLADLKDFQTLNTLYAAFFGEHKPVRTTIQVAGLPMGALVEIECLAVKK from the coding sequence ATGCAATTCCTGCACACGGACAAGGCCCCCAAGGCCATCGGCCCGTACTCCCAGGCCGTCATCGCCGGCGGCTTCGTGTTCATGTCCGGCCAGATTCCGCTGATTCCCGGGACCACGGAGCTCGCCGGGACGGATATTGAATCCCAGACCCGGCAGGTGCTGGCCAACATCGCCGCCGTGCTGGAATCCGCAGGCTGCAGCCCGGCGGACGTGGTGCAGTCCCGGGTGTTTCTGGCGGATTTGAAGGATTTTCAGACCCTGAACACCCTGTACGCCGCGTTTTTTGGCGAACACAAACCCGTGCGTACCACCATCCAGGTGGCCGGCCTGCCCATGGGCGCGCTGGTGGAGATCGAGTGCCTGGCGGTGAAGAAATAA
- a CDS encoding FAD-dependent oxidoreductase, protein MSPFFSKKNDTPAEDAWFLPEDARKALLETFKALRDDVPLEVFTREGENDPYNDFLRKFVRDLGRLDAKIKPVYHTLDSDRARELQVTFSPTLCVVPGKYSLRYLGAPLGEEGRSFIQAILLASSGESHLSATSRQILKQLDEPRQVRVFVNPGCPYCPGQVFNAFKAAVERPDLVRAECVDSAQHTALADEYHISSVPHTIINDELHLLGLEQEEQFLVELVSLQSAQQILGDDEHEHEHDHDHAHHHHPPVEQVDVVIIGSGPAGLTAGIYCVRSGLKTVILEKLVVGGAVAITPVVENYPGFANIPGKKLMDIMAEHARGYCDIREGEEVEEIKLGKQVEIHTNRGIYATRAVLLCTGASWKKIGAVGEDTYSGFGVSYCSSCDGYLYRDRTVAVVGGGNSALTDALHLKNLGADVTIIHRRETFRAQQHLQDSVAKAGIPVLWNKEVLEILGKDNRVTGARLRDTVTAEETSLTLDGVFAAVGVSPNTALAQDLGVQLDEHGFIQVDRSMRTNIPRVYAAGDVTGGVQQIVTAIGEGSVAALSAFEDLAHPYWVQPKR, encoded by the coding sequence ATGAGCCCTTTTTTCTCCAAGAAGAACGACACCCCGGCAGAAGACGCCTGGTTCCTGCCCGAGGACGCCCGCAAGGCCCTGTTGGAAACCTTCAAGGCGCTCAGGGACGATGTGCCCCTGGAAGTGTTCACCCGCGAGGGCGAGAACGATCCCTACAACGACTTCCTGCGCAAGTTCGTGCGTGATCTCGGCCGGCTGGACGCTAAGATCAAACCCGTCTACCATACCCTGGATTCGGACCGCGCCCGGGAGCTGCAGGTCACCTTTTCCCCCACCTTGTGCGTGGTGCCGGGCAAGTACTCCCTGCGCTACCTCGGCGCGCCCCTGGGCGAGGAAGGCCGCAGCTTCATCCAGGCCATCCTGCTGGCGTCTTCGGGGGAGAGCCATCTTTCGGCCACGTCCCGGCAGATTCTCAAACAACTGGACGAGCCCCGCCAGGTGCGGGTGTTCGTCAATCCTGGCTGCCCGTACTGTCCGGGCCAGGTGTTCAACGCCTTCAAGGCCGCGGTGGAGCGGCCGGATCTGGTGCGCGCCGAATGCGTGGACAGCGCCCAGCACACCGCCCTGGCCGACGAATATCACATCAGTTCGGTGCCGCACACGATCATCAACGACGAATTGCATCTGTTGGGCCTGGAGCAGGAGGAACAATTCCTCGTGGAGCTGGTCAGCCTGCAGAGCGCCCAGCAGATCCTGGGCGATGACGAGCATGAGCATGAGCATGACCACGACCATGCGCATCATCACCATCCCCCGGTGGAGCAGGTGGATGTGGTCATCATCGGTTCCGGGCCGGCAGGGCTCACGGCTGGCATCTACTGCGTGCGCAGCGGCCTGAAGACGGTGATCCTGGAAAAGCTGGTGGTGGGCGGGGCTGTGGCCATTACGCCGGTGGTGGAGAACTACCCCGGCTTTGCCAACATTCCCGGCAAGAAGCTCATGGACATCATGGCCGAGCACGCCCGCGGCTATTGCGACATCCGCGAAGGCGAGGAAGTGGAGGAGATCAAGCTCGGCAAGCAGGTGGAAATCCATACCAATCGCGGAATATATGCAACCCGGGCTGTGCTCCTGTGCACCGGGGCGTCATGGAAGAAGATCGGCGCCGTGGGCGAGGACACGTATTCCGGCTTCGGTGTCAGCTACTGTTCCTCCTGCGACGGCTATCTGTACCGCGACCGCACCGTGGCTGTGGTGGGCGGGGGCAACTCGGCCCTCACCGACGCGCTGCACCTGAAAAATCTTGGCGCAGACGTGACCATCATCCACCGGCGGGAGACCTTCCGCGCCCAGCAGCACCTGCAGGACAGCGTGGCCAAGGCCGGCATTCCCGTGCTCTGGAACAAGGAGGTGCTGGAAATCCTCGGCAAGGACAATCGCGTGACCGGGGCGCGCCTGCGCGACACCGTCACGGCGGAGGAAACTTCCCTGACCCTGGACGGCGTGTTCGCGGCCGTGGGCGTCTCCCCCAACACGGCCCTGGCCCAGGATCTGGGCGTGCAGCTGGACGAGCACGGCTTCATCCAGGTGGATCGCAGCATGCGCACCAACATCCCGCGCGTGTACGCCGCCGGCGACGTTACCGGGGGGGTGCAGCAGATCGTCACCGCCATCGGGGAAGGGTCCGTGGCCGCCCTGAGCGCCTTTGAGGATCTGGCCCATCCCTACTGGGTACAGCCGAAGCGGTAG
- a CDS encoding host specificity factor TipJ family phage tail protein, with translation MQPDAIDTVLIGGLRGYGPAHPNYGDVTLLEVKIMATDQLSGNVVDKINVVATRLVSPLGPDGVEDTPVATRNPIDAIVYMITSPNGGNQPESILDVEGLYELRQQMAEQGHHFDLRYPSRTTVMDAVAQAALLCRAAPFMPGGKFSLVRDEWRPSPVYAYTDDDIDLDSLQVTFNRRTSEDPTCVVAKYVSPVTWQEEEVTYFDAGEGSEDQPEEISLYGCTSRQHAYALAKYFYRDDRLNRITVEFTTGLTGLIPAKGDRIQITVPMANWGQNGVIARIDGDDIWLSEPVEFLCASAGNLYVVLPDGSHSGPHVVTPGESPYCVVGNVPATVRTMAQHHLQATRYAFELPEPALLNVRVLDVSHEGINKIRIVGSAVHEDVYEPAGTAPPIGQTTGGWPALAGVSLRYVEAVDDGYSFIASWSGGATHFTVEIRVAGATVATHAGYAGYYLAFSTTGLPVEVRVTPWVDGVADTTKRLSATYAAIPAPANLRLTANDATGIAVAWDAVTGATAYQVGLSVDGVLVAGRMTSDLAHAVTAQELVQLGGPWAAMDVKVSAVTANYQVGAAAVLTVTTPPPPAPTGLAVAGVLTAGVVLAWNAAAGATGYIVLQGSLDGFAPEDGTQAYAGTVPSAVAPMNVTPPYLRYVRVAATDAATRELVDLTWSDAVAIVDATNGLVTHTGALIITDAGAPLAIA, from the coding sequence TTGCAGCCCGACGCCATCGATACCGTCCTCATCGGTGGGTTGCGGGGCTACGGGCCGGCGCACCCCAATTATGGCGACGTCACGCTGCTGGAAGTCAAGATCATGGCCACGGACCAGCTGTCGGGCAATGTGGTGGACAAGATCAACGTGGTGGCCACGCGCCTGGTCTCCCCCTTGGGGCCGGATGGCGTGGAGGATACCCCGGTGGCCACACGCAATCCCATTGACGCCATCGTGTACATGATCACATCCCCCAACGGCGGCAATCAGCCGGAATCCATCCTGGACGTGGAGGGGCTGTACGAACTGCGGCAGCAGATGGCGGAACAGGGGCACCATTTCGACCTGCGCTATCCGTCCCGCACCACGGTGATGGATGCCGTGGCCCAGGCCGCCCTGCTGTGCCGCGCCGCGCCGTTCATGCCCGGGGGCAAGTTCAGCCTGGTGCGCGACGAATGGCGGCCGTCCCCGGTCTACGCATACACGGATGACGACATCGACCTGGACAGCCTGCAGGTGACGTTCAACCGGCGCACCAGCGAGGATCCCACATGCGTGGTGGCCAAGTACGTCTCCCCGGTGACGTGGCAGGAAGAGGAGGTCACATACTTCGACGCCGGCGAGGGCAGCGAGGACCAGCCCGAGGAAATCTCGCTGTATGGCTGCACCAGCCGGCAGCACGCCTATGCACTGGCCAAGTATTTTTACCGCGATGACCGCCTGAACCGCATCACCGTCGAGTTCACCACAGGCTTGACGGGCCTGATCCCCGCCAAGGGTGATCGCATCCAGATCACCGTGCCCATGGCCAACTGGGGGCAGAACGGGGTGATTGCCCGCATTGACGGGGACGACATCTGGCTGTCCGAGCCGGTGGAATTTTTGTGTGCATCTGCCGGCAATTTGTATGTGGTCCTGCCAGACGGCTCACACAGCGGCCCGCACGTGGTCACGCCCGGCGAATCGCCGTACTGCGTCGTGGGCAATGTGCCGGCGACGGTGCGCACCATGGCGCAGCATCACCTGCAGGCCACCAGATACGCCTTCGAGCTGCCGGAGCCGGCGTTGCTCAACGTGCGCGTGCTGGACGTATCCCACGAGGGCATCAACAAAATCCGCATCGTGGGCAGTGCCGTGCATGAGGACGTGTATGAGCCGGCCGGGACCGCGCCGCCCATCGGGCAGACAACTGGCGGCTGGCCGGCCCTGGCCGGCGTCTCCCTGCGGTATGTGGAGGCCGTCGACGACGGGTATTCGTTCATTGCCTCATGGTCCGGCGGGGCCACGCACTTCACGGTGGAGATACGGGTGGCCGGCGCGACGGTGGCCACCCATGCCGGGTATGCCGGCTATTACCTGGCCTTCAGCACGACCGGCCTGCCCGTGGAAGTCCGGGTGACGCCCTGGGTTGATGGGGTGGCGGACACCACGAAGCGCCTCTCCGCCACCTACGCCGCCATCCCCGCGCCCGCAAATTTGCGGCTGACCGCCAACGATGCGACGGGGATTGCCGTGGCCTGGGACGCCGTGACCGGAGCCACGGCCTACCAGGTGGGGTTGTCCGTGGACGGGGTGCTGGTGGCTGGCCGGATGACGTCCGACCTTGCCCATGCCGTCACTGCGCAGGAGCTGGTCCAGCTCGGCGGGCCGTGGGCCGCCATGGATGTCAAAGTATCCGCCGTGACGGCAAATTACCAGGTGGGCGCGGCTGCTGTGTTGACCGTGACCACGCCGCCCCCGCCTGCGCCCACGGGCCTGGCCGTGGCCGGGGTGTTGACGGCAGGCGTGGTGCTGGCCTGGAACGCCGCCGCTGGGGCCACCGGGTACATCGTGCTCCAGGGATCCCTGGACGGCTTTGCCCCGGAGGACGGGACGCAGGCCTACGCCGGCACGGTCCCGTCTGCTGTGGCGCCCATGAACGTCACCCCGCCGTATCTGCGCTACGTCCGCGTGGCTGCCACGGATGCGGCCACCCGCGAGCTTGTTGACCTGACCTGGAGTGACGCCGTGGCCATCGTCGATGCCACCAACGGGCTCGTGACTCACACGGGCGCGCTCATCATCACGGATGCCGGGGCGCCCCTGGCTATCGCATAG
- a CDS encoding protein kinase domain-containing protein: MPFFLSMNTTGATSSTMPRPGRRDRRHREDPRLAPSLAVAVRVGDTPAQLFGALWPQDLLELQPNPHAAGGLELPRLKAGATLECLVRGAAGPLASVWRRIRATAVPHGAHEVSQFVRLVDPDVLDDPLCPELAALRRDLDALLRAPFLAILDAEELPTVLAMLRQRHFAIGARLMTQAEAGNSLFIIQHGVCKVLVEKDGRQYEEARLGPGEVVGEMAALTGDRRSATVVAEDEVLAWELQARDFEAMAAATPELRQFLTELLTHRLESALHPADRVVGRYRIQSKLGQGGYALVYAGVHDILGLPVAIKMLKHTLAMEPEFAATFRREAQVIARLNHPNVVRIFDIEEHCRTIFIIMERLEGRSLKEELRRQGRLRPAQAADIARQICQGLEYAHGHGIIHRDIKPANIFLPLCGPLKVLDFGLACVSGLDDRCFEGTAAYMAPEQILGNVLDARTDLYALGCTVHELVTGRLPFEAEDVLQLEEMHLTAPFPDPAASVPDLPPVLAAFIRTCTQKDPAARYASAAQACEALRPLLDPAAAVRPPSRRLLTLHCVHTESQRQALEALVQEFTQRAQSLGVTLRASEFGEL; encoded by the coding sequence GTGCCATTTTTCCTTTCCATGAACACCACAGGCGCCACCAGCAGCACCATGCCCCGACCCGGCCGGCGGGATCGCCGCCATCGGGAGGATCCGCGTCTGGCGCCGTCCCTGGCCGTGGCGGTCCGGGTGGGCGACACCCCGGCACAGTTGTTCGGTGCGCTCTGGCCCCAGGACCTGCTGGAGCTGCAGCCCAACCCCCATGCCGCGGGAGGGCTGGAACTGCCCCGTCTGAAAGCCGGCGCCACACTGGAATGTCTGGTGCGCGGCGCTGCCGGCCCCCTGGCCAGCGTTTGGCGACGCATCCGGGCCACGGCCGTGCCCCATGGGGCGCACGAGGTCAGCCAGTTCGTCCGTCTGGTGGATCCTGACGTGCTGGACGATCCCCTGTGCCCGGAGCTGGCCGCCTTGCGCAGGGATCTTGATGCCCTGCTGCGCGCGCCTTTCCTGGCCATCCTGGACGCCGAGGAGCTGCCCACGGTGCTGGCCATGCTCCGGCAGCGGCATTTCGCCATCGGCGCGCGGCTGATGACCCAGGCCGAGGCCGGCAACTCCCTGTTCATCATCCAGCACGGCGTGTGCAAGGTGCTGGTGGAGAAGGACGGCCGCCAGTACGAGGAAGCCCGCCTGGGGCCCGGCGAGGTGGTGGGGGAGATGGCCGCCCTCACCGGCGACCGCCGCAGCGCCACCGTGGTTGCCGAAGATGAAGTGCTGGCCTGGGAGCTGCAAGCCCGGGACTTCGAGGCCATGGCCGCCGCCACGCCGGAGTTGCGGCAATTCCTGACGGAGCTGCTCACCCACCGCCTGGAAAGCGCCCTGCATCCGGCAGATCGCGTGGTGGGCCGCTACCGCATCCAGAGCAAGCTGGGCCAGGGCGGCTATGCCCTGGTGTACGCCGGCGTGCACGACATCCTGGGCCTGCCCGTGGCCATCAAGATGCTCAAGCATACCCTGGCCATGGAACCGGAATTCGCCGCCACCTTCCGGCGCGAGGCCCAGGTGATCGCGCGGCTGAACCATCCCAATGTGGTGCGGATTTTCGACATTGAAGAACACTGCCGCACCATCTTCATCATCATGGAGCGCCTGGAGGGCCGTTCCCTCAAGGAAGAGCTGCGCCGCCAGGGGCGACTGCGGCCGGCCCAGGCGGCAGACATCGCCCGGCAGATCTGCCAGGGGCTGGAGTATGCCCACGGCCACGGCATCATCCACCGCGACATCAAGCCCGCGAACATTTTCCTGCCCCTGTGCGGGCCGTTGAAGGTGCTGGATTTCGGCCTGGCCTGCGTCTCCGGCCTGGATGACCGCTGCTTCGAGGGCACGGCGGCGTACATGGCGCCGGAACAGATCCTCGGCAACGTGCTGGACGCCCGCACAGACCTGTACGCCCTGGGCTGCACGGTCCATGAACTGGTGACGGGCCGGCTGCCCTTCGAGGCCGAGGATGTCCTGCAGTTGGAGGAAATGCACCTCACCGCCCCGTTTCCGGACCCGGCTGCCAGTGTGCCGGACCTGCCGCCGGTGCTGGCCGCATTCATCCGCACCTGCACGCAGAAGGACCCGGCCGCCCGCTACGCCTCGGCCGCCCAGGCCTGCGAGGCCCTGCGCCCCCTGCTGGACCCGGCCGCCGCCGTGCGCCCGCCCTCGCGCCGCCTGCTCACCCTGCACTGCGTGCACACGGAGTCCCAGCGGCAGGCCCTGGAGGCGCTGGTCCAGGAGTTCACCCAGCGCGCCCAGAGCCTGGGCGTGACCCTGCGGGCCTCGGAATTCGGCGAACTGTAG